A portion of the Equus quagga isolate Etosha38 chromosome 17, UCLA_HA_Equagga_1.0, whole genome shotgun sequence genome contains these proteins:
- the STK36 gene encoding serine/threonine-protein kinase 36 isoform X4 has translation MEKYHVLEMIGEGSFGRVYKGRRKYSAQVVALKFIPKLGRSEKELRNLQREIEIMRGLRHPNIVHMLDSFETDKEVVVVTDYAEGELFQILEDDGKLPEDQVQAIAAQLVSALYYLHSHRILHRDMKPQNILLAKGGGIKLCDFGFARAMSTNTMVLTSIKGTPLYMSPELVEERPYDHTADLWSVGCILYELAVGTPPFYTTSIFQLVSLILKDPVRWPPTFSPCFKNFLQGLLTKDPRQRLSWPDLLHHPFIAGHVTIITEPAGSDLGTPFTSRLPPELQVLKDQQAHRLVPKGNQFRILRQACKRMAEELKQKRHQNTGPAVEQEDRTSKVASGTAPLPRLRATPQESGLLAGILASEMKSSWPECGAGEDPPAPRENWTTQDCERAFPELRPEVMGQQSIDAVDLENEEPDSDDEWKHLLETSKPMPIQLKAPLTLLCNSDFCQRIQAQLHEAAGQILKGMLEGASQILPTLRVLSSLLSSCSDSVPLYSFCREAGLPGLLLSLLRHSQENNSIQQQCWCGTFLQDLMAVIQAYFACTFNLERSQTGDSLQVFQEAANHFLDLLGKLLAQPDDAEQNLRRDSLMCFIVLCEAMDGNSWTVAKAFYCSLLTTQRAVLDGLLHGLTVLQLPVHSPPGAPQVSQPLREQSADLPGALSSALAAICTTPVGLPGCWKAKEQITRHLANQLIEDSTQLRPSIISGLKHPILCLHLLKILYSCCHISEHLCHLLVQEPLALESLLMLVRGKVKVVDWEESAEVTLYLLSLLVLRLQDLPSGMEKLGGEIATVFTRSHVVSLVSAAACLLGQLGQQGVPFDLQPVEWIAAATHALSAPAEVRLTPPDGCGFYDGLFILLLQLLSQEGKGSLIREVASSEMWTVLWQRFSMALRLPEEVSAQEEELSLCSPQSPGPDWTLISPQGMAALLSLAVASFTQEPQLCLSHLSRRGSILMSTLKHLLSPSFLHQLGQAPHGSEFLPVMVLSVCQLLCFPFALDVDADLLVGVLADLTNSEVTAHLLQVLVSLGASEKLALLSLGNPSLPHSSPRPASAKHCRKLIHLLRPNHST, from the exons ATGGAAAAGTACCACGTGTTGGAGATGATTGGAGAAGGCTCTTTTGGGAGGGTGTACAAGGGTCGACGAAAATACAGTGCTCAG GTGGTGGCCCTGAAGTTCATTCCAAAGTTGGGACGCTCAGAGAAGGAGCTGAGGAATCTGCAACGAGAGATTGAAATCATGCGGGGTCTGCGGCATCCCAACATTGTGCATATGCTCGACAGCTTTGAGACTGACAAAGAG gtggtggtggtgacagacTATGCTGAAGGAGAGCTCTTTCAGATCCTGGAAGATGATGGAAAACTTCCTGAAGACCAG GTTCAGGCCATTGCTGCCCAGTTGGTGTCGGCCCTGTATTATCTGCATTCCCACCGCATCCTCCACCGAGACATGAAGCCTCAGAACATCCTCCTTGCCAAGGGTGGTGGCATcaagctctgtgactttgg ATTTGCCCGGGCTATGAGCACTAACACAATGGTCCTGACCTCCATCAAAGGCACACCCCTCTATATGTCTCCGGAGCTGGTGGAAGAGCGACCATATGACCATACCGCGGACCTCTGGTCTGTGGGCTGCATCCTGTATGAGCTGGCTGTTGGCACCCCGCCCTTCTACACGACTAGCATCTTTCAACTGGTCAGCCTCATCCTCAAGGACCCTGTGCGCTGGCCCCCCACCTTTAGTCCTTGCTTCAAG aaCTTCCTGCAGGGACTGCTCACCAAGGACCCCCGGCAGCGTCTGTCCTGGCCAGACCTCTTACATCACCCCTTTATTGCTGGTCATGTCACCA TAATAACTGAACCAGCAGGCTCAGATTTGGGTACCCCATTCACCAGTCGCCTACCTCCAGAACTTCAGGTGCTAAAGGACCAGCAGGCGCATCGGCTGGTCCCCAAGGGCAATCAATTTCGCATCTTGCGTCAAGCCTGTAAGCGCATGGCTGAGGAGCTCAAGCAGAAG AGACACCAGAACACAGGACCTGCCGTTGAGCAAGAGGACAGGACCAGCAAGGTGGCTTCTGGCACAGCCCCTCTGCCCAGACTAAGGGCCACTCCTCAAGAATCAGGCCTCTTGGCTGGGATCTTGGCCTCAGAAATGAAGAGCAGCTGGCCTGAGTGTGGGGCTGGAGAGGACCCCCCTGCACCTCG GGAAAACTGGACCACCCAGGATTGTGAACGAGCATTCCCAGAGCTGAGGCCAGAGGTGATGGGCCAGCAGAGCATCGATGCAGTGGATTTAGAGAATGAG GAGCCAGACAGCGATGATGAGTGGAAACACCTGCTAGAGACCAGCAAGCCCATGCCCATACAGCTGAAGGCCCCTCTCACCCTGCTGTGCAATTCTGACTTCTGCCAGCGCATCCAGGCTCAGCTACATGAGGCTGCAGGGCAG ATCCTGAAAGGCATGCTGGAGGGCGCTTCCCAAATCCTTCCCACACTCCGGGTCCTGAGCAGTCTTCTGTCCAGCTGTAGTGACTCCGTTCCCTTGTACTCCTTCTGCCGGGAGGCGGGGCTCCCTGGGCTGCTGCTCAGCCTACTCAGACACAGCCAGGAGAACAACAGCATCCAGCAG CAATGCTGGTGTGGGACCTTCTTACAGGACCTGATGGCCGTGATTCAGGCCTACTTTGCCTGCACCTTCAACCTGGAGAGGAGCCAGACAGGTGACAG CCTACAGGTATTTCAGGAGGCCGCCAACCACTTTCTGGACCTGTTGGGGAAGCTGCTGGCCCAACCAGATGACGCCGAGCAGAACTTGCGGAGGGACAGCCTTATG TGCTTTATTGTTCTGTGTGAAGCCATGGATGGGAACAGCTGGACCGTTGCCAAAGCCTTTTACTGCAGCCTGCTGACCACGCAGCGGGCTGTGTTGGACGGGCTCCTTCATGGCTTGACAGTTCTCCAGCTCCCTGTCCACAGCCCCCCAG GAGCCCCCCAAGTGAGCCAGCCACTGCGAGAGCAGAGTGCGGATCTGCCTGGAGCCCTTTCCTCTGCACTGGCAGCCATCTGTACTACTCCTGTGGGGCTGCCGGGCTGCTGGAAAGCCAAAGAGCAG ATCACTCGACATTTGGCAAATCAGCTCATCGAAGACAGCACCCAGCTGAGGCCGTCCATCATCTCTGGCCTGAAGCATCCCATCCTGTGCCTACACCTTCTCAAG ATTCTCTACTCCTGCTGCCACATCAGTGAGCACCTGTGCCATCTTCTAGTGCAGGAGCCCCTGGCCTTGGAGTCACTGTTGATGTTGGTCCGGGGCAAG GTAAAGGTAGTAGATTGGGAAGAGTCTGCCGAAGTGACGCTctaccttctctcccttcttgtcCTTCGGCTCCAAGATCTGCCTTCTGG AATGGAGAAGTTAGGCGGTGAGATTGCTACTGTCTTTACCCGTTCACATGTCGTCTCTCTTGTG AGCGCAGCAGCCTGCCTATTGGGACAGCTTGGTCAGCAAGGGGTGCCCTTTGACCTCCAGCCTGTGGAGTGGATCGCTGCAGCCACACATGCCCTGTCTGCCCCTGCGGAG GTCCGGTTGACTCCACCAGATGGCTGTGGATTCTATGATGGCCTCTTCATCCTTCTGCTGCAGCTCCTCAGCCAG GAGGGGAAGGGTAGCCTGATAAGGGAAGTGGCTAGCTCAGAAATGTGGACGGTTCTATGGCAACGCTTCTCCATGGCTCTGAGGCTCCCTGAGGAGGTATCAGCACAGGAAGAGGAGCTGTCCCTGTGCAGTCCACAAAGCCCAGGGCCAGACTGGACGCTGATCTCACCCCAAG GCATGGCAGCCCTGCTGAGCCTGGCCGTGGCCTCCTTTACCCAGGAGCCCCAGTTATGCCTGAGCCACCTGTCTCGGCGTGGAAGCATCCTCATGTCCACCCTGAAGCATCTGCTTTCCCCCAGCTTCCTGCATCAGCTGGGTCAGGC GCCTCACGGGTCTGAGTTTCTACCTGTCATGGTGCTCTCCGTCTGCCAGCTCCTCTGCTTCCCCTTCGCCCTGGATGTGGATGCTGACCTCCTTGTCGGTGTCTTGGCTGACCTCACAAACTCGGAAGTCACTGCTCACCTGCTGCAG